A genomic window from Helicobacter sp. MIT 21-1697 includes:
- a CDS encoding thioredoxin family protein produces the protein MIESIDSKRFYEVIQQGCVVVDFSAPWCPDCRHIEPMLETLAQEFAGKIHIFKISFDTQVHLKDELNIRKIPTLIFYKDGREVGERLIEPHSIENIRSAFNALL, from the coding sequence ATGATAGAAAGTATTGATAGCAAACGTTTTTATGAAGTGATTCAACAAGGTTGTGTGGTGGTAGATTTTAGTGCGCCGTGGTGTCCAGATTGTCGGCATATTGAGCCTATGCTTGAGACTTTAGCACAAGAATTTGCAGGGAAAATTCATATTTTTAAAATCAGCTTTGATACACAAGTTCATCTTAAGGACGAACTCAATATTCGTAAAATTCCCACACTCATTTTTTATAAAGATGGGCGAGAGGTAGGAGAGCGCCTGATTGAACCGCACTCCATAGAAAATATTAGAAGTGCATTTAACGCGCTTTTATAG
- a CDS encoding YeiH family protein: MAYRFQGFIYGIVFLAFFSVLSLLISATLTPFLSPLIIGILLGAAFSPFYPKLNQHYDMQAGITFGAKKLLRLGIILYGSYITLGEIATLGLNGFLISLLVVAGVFIAAIFIGRALKLDNEISLLVGIGSAVCGAAAILALESTLKTHPSKSSVALGFIVIFGLIGMILLPVIYYANILPLNDYQWGIFIGASLHEVANVVGAAAISPESQNVAIIVKMTRVVLLVPLLLIVSYIIFKLNQKRVQNDINTSNDSSHAKQNALYIPYFAFGFLGVIMLHSFIDFPPAVIESTQFTSKICLVFAMVALGLQIDWQKFISFGAKTFALALVLFIILMFGTYGLVYIMF, from the coding sequence ATGGCTTATCGCTTTCAGGGTTTTATTTATGGTATAGTATTTCTTGCTTTTTTTAGTGTGCTTTCACTCCTTATTTCTGCTACCCTTACACCTTTTCTTTCTCCACTTATTATTGGCATTTTGCTCGGGGCTGCATTCTCTCCATTTTATCCCAAACTCAATCAACATTATGATATGCAAGCAGGGATTACCTTTGGCGCAAAGAAGCTTTTGCGTCTTGGCATTATCCTCTATGGTTCATACATCACACTTGGTGAAATTGCCACGCTTGGACTTAATGGATTCTTGATTTCTTTATTAGTTGTCGCCGGAGTATTCATCGCAGCAATTTTTATTGGCAGAGCGCTCAAACTTGATAATGAAATCAGCTTGCTTGTAGGCATTGGAAGTGCAGTATGTGGAGCAGCAGCAATCCTTGCCTTAGAATCTACTCTCAAAACTCACCCTAGCAAAAGCTCTGTCGCACTTGGTTTTATCGTCATCTTTGGACTTATTGGTATGATACTCTTGCCTGTCATATATTATGCCAACATACTTCCATTAAATGACTATCAGTGGGGTATTTTCATCGGTGCAAGTTTGCACGAAGTAGCAAATGTTGTAGGGGCAGCAGCTATCTCTCCAGAATCGCAAAATGTCGCCATTATCGTTAAAATGACGCGTGTTGTATTGCTTGTGCCACTTTTACTTATTGTTTCTTACATTATTTTTAAACTCAATCAAAAGCGCGTTCAAAATGATATAAATACCTCAAATGACAGCTCTCACGCAAAACAAAATGCGTTGTATATCCCTTATTTTGCCTTTGGATTCTTAGGCGTGATTATGCTTCATTCTTTTATTGATTTTCCACCCGCAGTGATAGAATCCACGCAATTTACCTCTAAAATTTGCCTTGTTTTTGCAATGGTAGCACTTGGTTTGCAAATTGATTGGCAAAAATTTATTTCTTTTGGAGCGAAAACATTTGCTCTTGCATTAGTTTTATTTATTATCCTTATGTTTGGCACTTATGGGTTGGTATATATTATGTTTTAG
- a CDS encoding YceI family protein yields MGQTAQQRTQGILVRFLCGLLLIIIQAYGAPQGNLSLSEDSHIGFKATKFGFISVDGIFKDFSGNLSLDAAHNITALSGEVKIISVFTDSKKRDAHLLESDFLDAKAYPTSRFVMTKYEVLEGAQSNKARGKVYGNLTLHGVTLPLVFDSLLVIESNTTLELKGELNIKDFGMQGSKMNSDKIELHIKTLWK; encoded by the coding sequence ATGGGACAAACAGCACAACAAAGGACACAAGGAATTTTAGTGAGATTCTTATGCGGGCTATTACTTATAATAATACAGGCTTATGGCGCACCTCAAGGTAATTTAAGCTTAAGCGAGGATTCTCATATTGGCTTTAAGGCAACAAAATTTGGCTTTATATCAGTTGATGGGATTTTTAAAGACTTTAGCGGCAATTTAAGCCTTGATGCTGCTCACAACATCACAGCCTTAAGTGGTGAAGTCAAAATAATTTCTGTTTTTACTGATAGCAAAAAACGAGACGCACATTTATTAGAATCTGATTTCTTAGACGCTAAAGCCTACCCAACAAGTCGCTTTGTGATGACAAAATACGAAGTTCTTGAGGGAGCACAGAGCAATAAAGCAAGGGGTAAAGTCTATGGAAATCTCACTTTGCACGGCGTAACTTTGCCGCTTGTGTTTGATTCCTTGCTTGTTATAGAATCAAACACAACACTTGAGCTCAAAGGGGAACTCAACATTAAAGATTTTGGTATGCAAGGATCAAAGATGAATAGCGATAAAATAGAGTTGCATATTAAGACTCTATGGAAATAG
- a CDS encoding MarR family winged helix-turn-helix transcriptional regulator — protein MKNKRQNENKQSCDIYKNIGFLATHLRENLSAEFDRRVAPLGIIHHKQAGILWVCSQNPHSQISLCNFASSDKNYVRMYIDDLESKGLVERKQNPANRRENLITLTPSGKEYAQKTYQIMKEVHNDLLLEYISEEEMQELHRILYKAIIGLEHKKQKLKG, from the coding sequence ATGAAAAATAAAAGACAAAATGAAAATAAGCAATCTTGCGATATTTACAAAAATATTGGCTTTCTTGCTACACATCTTAGGGAGAATCTCTCTGCAGAATTTGATAGACGCGTAGCCCCGCTTGGTATCATACACCACAAACAAGCAGGGATTCTATGGGTATGCTCACAAAATCCACACTCTCAAATCAGTTTGTGCAATTTTGCCTCAAGTGATAAAAATTATGTGCGTATGTATATTGATGATTTAGAATCCAAAGGCTTAGTGGAGCGCAAACAAAACCCAGCAAATAGGCGCGAGAATCTTATCACCCTTACACCTAGTGGCAAGGAATACGCCCAAAAAACATACCAAATAATGAAGGAGGTGCATAATGACTTACTCTTAGAATATATAAGCGAAGAAGAAATGCAAGAGCTTCATAGGATATTGTATAAGGCAATCATAGGACTTGAGCACAAAAAACAAAAACTGAAAGGATAA
- the eptA gene encoding phosphoethanolamine--lipid A transferase EptA, whose translation MTIKLHKFIDNLCIIPAMNKQVSMNFTKVNVWHLGVAIGVFCLIIGMLRIFGWSEPEAYPQIQKDIFLAINSLWSNVPSLAHNLTQLGDASIAFALLLGFFIAPKLWEALIASSLLSLVLSTLFKTIYAMPRPARAFENTFHIIGERLAGTNSLPSGHSITIFTILSVILFAFMPSTLKWRLPFIIGITLLGVFVGLSRVGVGAHYPLDVIVGASLGYVCGVFGVLVASKTRIFAWLDSHFGLLIFATLGAVAVVIAIQNISKYNLAVFYLALICASGCLFMILHKYFTSTQRLDLQCTPPPPSQSIVFIFVISALQVVFFHFPFLGFVWANLALDSLNAIVLFVSLVLFLFALTTLMPLLLALISFKLTKIWFAIISITNAIAVYFVSVYGVFLDKTMMGNLFNTNPAEAGEFLSLKMALYIVILGLLPACFLLFEKVAIPTRKSLAKSLGLIFFALIVLTGINFQNLLWFDKYSKQLGALIMPWSYIGNSVRYFQGELAKNKKEIPLPDARITNDKKSVVVLVIGESARAKNFSFYGYSRNTNPLLLEVSGLRHFYAKSSTTYTSASVKNMLSYKDSTNLYEILPNYLARTGVDVMWRSTNWGEPPLHLPSENIMRYSQLAEKYIHLDDNYESALVAGLIEDIELAKSPKVLIVIHTSTSHGPTYYKKYPPQFEVFKPVCKSVEPKGCLQSEIINAYDNTILYTDFLLHSVISQLSKLDKYDSTMIYVSDHGESLGENGVYMHGIPLAFAPKEQYEIPFFVWSSNASRIKDLNEATHFHIFHSVLTFLDVESEVLDEKMSIFTQQK comes from the coding sequence ATGACAATAAAACTACACAAATTCATTGATAATTTGTGTATAATCCCAGCTATGAATAAACAAGTCAGTATGAATTTTACCAAAGTGAATGTATGGCATTTAGGCGTTGCAATAGGCGTTTTTTGCCTTATTATTGGTATGTTAAGAATCTTTGGCTGGAGCGAGCCGGAGGCATATCCACAGATTCAAAAGGATATTTTCTTAGCCATCAATTCGCTTTGGTCTAATGTCCCATCTCTCGCACACAATCTTACCCAACTCGGTGATGCGAGTATAGCATTCGCACTCTTGCTAGGCTTCTTCATCGCACCTAAGCTTTGGGAAGCACTCATCGCAAGCTCCTTGCTTTCTCTTGTGCTTTCTACATTATTTAAGACAATCTATGCAATGCCGCGTCCAGCACGTGCCTTTGAGAATACTTTTCATATCATTGGTGAGCGACTCGCAGGCACAAATAGCCTACCATCAGGGCATTCTATTACTATATTCACGATACTTTCTGTGATACTTTTTGCTTTTATGCCAAGCACTCTCAAATGGCGTTTGCCTTTTATCATAGGTATCACTCTCTTAGGTGTATTTGTGGGGCTTTCACGCGTGGGTGTAGGAGCACACTATCCGCTAGATGTCATTGTTGGTGCGTCCCTTGGGTATGTGTGTGGAGTCTTTGGTGTGCTTGTGGCTAGTAAGACGCGTATTTTTGCTTGGCTAGATTCACATTTTGGTTTGCTTATTTTTGCTACTTTGGGCGCAGTTGCTGTGGTGATTGCGATTCAAAATATCAGCAAGTATAATCTTGCGGTATTTTATCTTGCACTTATTTGTGCGTCAGGCTGCTTATTTATGATTCTACATAAATATTTTACTAGCACTCAAAGATTGGATTTACAATGCACCCCCCCCCCCCCAAGCCAATCTATCGTCTTTATTTTCGTCATCTCCGCACTTCAAGTAGTATTTTTCCATTTTCCTTTTTTAGGATTCGTGTGGGCAAATCTTGCTTTAGATTCGCTCAATGCAATTGTGCTATTTGTCTCACTCGTGCTATTTTTGTTCGCACTTACTACACTTATGCCACTCTTATTAGCACTCATCTCTTTCAAGCTTACCAAAATATGGTTCGCAATTATCTCAATCACAAACGCCATAGCGGTGTATTTCGTCTCTGTATATGGAGTGTTTTTGGATAAAACGATGATGGGCAATCTCTTTAACACAAACCCAGCAGAAGCAGGAGAATTTCTATCTTTAAAAATGGCACTATATATAGTTATACTAGGTCTTCTCCCAGCGTGCTTTCTACTCTTTGAAAAGGTGGCAATACCTACACGCAAATCACTTGCTAAGAGCTTAGGCTTGATATTTTTCGCGCTTATTGTGCTTACTGGAATTAATTTTCAGAATCTATTGTGGTTTGATAAATACTCTAAACAACTTGGCGCGCTTATTATGCCTTGGTCATATATAGGTAACTCAGTGCGGTATTTTCAAGGGGAGTTAGCAAAAAACAAAAAAGAGATTCCACTCCCTGATGCGCGCATTACAAATGACAAAAAATCCGTAGTCGTGCTAGTGATTGGTGAATCTGCACGTGCAAAAAACTTCTCATTTTATGGTTACTCACGCAATACCAATCCCCTCCTTTTAGAAGTGTCAGGGCTGCGACATTTTTATGCAAAATCAAGCACGACATATACGAGTGCATCTGTGAAAAATATGCTTTCATACAAGGATAGCACGAATCTGTATGAGATATTGCCAAACTATCTTGCACGCACTGGAGTAGATGTGATGTGGCGTTCGACAAATTGGGGTGAGCCCCCACTTCACCTACCGAGTGAAAATATTATGCGATATTCGCAACTTGCAGAGAAATATATTCATCTTGATGATAACTATGAGTCTGCACTTGTGGCGGGACTAATTGAAGACATTGAGTTAGCAAAATCGCCTAAAGTGCTTATTGTCATTCATACAAGCACGAGCCACGGACCAACATATTATAAGAAATACCCTCCTCAATTTGAAGTCTTTAAGCCTGTGTGCAAAAGTGTCGAACCAAAGGGGTGCTTACAGAGTGAAATTATCAATGCGTATGATAATACAATCCTCTATACTGATTTCTTATTGCACTCGGTCATTAGTCAGTTAAGCAAACTTGATAAATACGACAGCACAATGATTTATGTAAGCGATCACGGCGAGAGCTTGGGTGAAAATGGTGTATATATGCACGGGATACCATTAGCATTTGCACCAAAGGAGCAATATGAAATACCATTTTTTGTGTGGAGTTCTAATGCGAGTAGGATTAAAGATTTGAATGAAGCAACACACTTTCATATTTTTCATAGTGTTTTGACATTTTTAGATGTGGAGAGCGAAGTGCTTGATGAAAAGATGAGCATATTTACTCAGCAAAAATAG
- a CDS encoding NAD(P)-dependent alcohol dehydrogenase, protein MLLKENLTQAQNGQRITAKGYAVEHKSDTFKPFSFSRHALGENDILIEILYAGICHSDIHSAREEWHKGIFPMVPGHEIAGRVVAVGSRVSKFKVGDYAGVGCMVNSCGECEACKRSQEQFCENGKCVFTYDCKDCFHDNEPTYGGYSNNIVVSEKFAVNVPQDAPLEKVAPLLCAGITTYSPIKFSKVKAGDKVAVAGFGGLGVMALKYAIKMGAEVSVFARNKNKEKEALALGAKALYTDTKGVEERFDFIISTIPTSYDVNAYAELLKFGGEMAIVGLPPANENLSIDLTRLVFAAGKKVYGSLIGGMKETQEMLDFSLKHKIYPETEIISIEQINEAYENLTSGKAKFRYVIDMSSLKV, encoded by the coding sequence ATGCTTTTAAAAGAGAATTTGACACAAGCACAAAATGGGCAGAGAATCACCGCCAAAGGCTATGCAGTAGAACATAAAAGCGATACATTTAAGCCCTTTAGCTTTTCGCGCCACGCTTTGGGGGAAAATGATATTTTGATTGAGATTCTCTATGCCGGAATCTGCCACAGCGACATTCATAGTGCGCGTGAAGAATGGCATAAGGGCATTTTCCCAATGGTGCCCGGACACGAAATTGCAGGGCGTGTAGTCGCAGTGGGAAGCAGAGTTAGCAAATTTAAAGTGGGTGATTATGCAGGAGTAGGCTGTATGGTTAATTCTTGCGGTGAGTGTGAAGCGTGTAAAAGAAGTCAAGAGCAATTTTGCGAAAATGGCAAATGCGTCTTTACCTATGATTGCAAGGATTGTTTCCACGATAATGAACCCACCTATGGCGGATATTCAAATAATATCGTAGTGAGCGAAAAATTCGCAGTCAATGTCCCACAAGATGCACCTTTAGAAAAGGTTGCCCCTTTACTTTGTGCGGGAATCACGACTTATTCGCCGATTAAATTTAGTAAGGTTAAAGCAGGTGATAAAGTCGCTGTGGCTGGATTTGGTGGGCTTGGCGTAATGGCACTCAAATATGCAATCAAAATGGGCGCAGAAGTCAGCGTGTTTGCGCGCAATAAAAACAAAGAAAAAGAAGCACTAGCACTTGGTGCAAAGGCACTTTATACCGATACAAAGGGTGTGGAAGAGAGATTTGATTTTATCATTTCTACGATTCCAACAAGCTATGATGTAAATGCCTATGCGGAATTATTGAAATTTGGTGGAGAAATGGCGATTGTGGGCTTACCTCCAGCCAATGAGAATCTAAGCATTGATTTAACGCGCCTTGTGTTTGCAGCGGGCAAAAAAGTCTATGGCTCACTCATTGGCGGAATGAAAGAGACACAAGAAATGCTTGATTTTTCACTCAAGCACAAAATCTATCCCGAAACAGAGATTATTTCTATTGAACAAATCAATGAGGCGTATGAGAATCTCACAAGCGGCAAGGCAAAATTCCGCTATGTGATTGATATGAGTAGCCTCAAGGTTTAG
- the murD gene encoding UDP-N-acetylmuramoyl-L-alanine--D-glutamate ligase has translation MRISIFGYGVTTTPLVSFLNQQGHNLYIYDDKFTQSHNDDFGNTLLPPKDFIPEQSDREILSPGIPPSHSLVRKAQHLISEYDYFYELLHNDMNTHKKDMPFIIWISGTNGKTTTTEMTTLLLEPFNAQSGGNIGTPLATLYTNNPKVWVLETSSFTLHYTHNASPRIYALLPVKEDHISWHGSFENYIEDKLSPLKRMDSHTYAIIPSEFAHHSLAKDFKGTLILYESSQDLAQKCSISHQDIIFKEPFLLDAIIALSIAKFAFKADDMRLLNTFHIGAHRIAEFYDRFNRLWVDDSKGTNVDATIQAIARYTHTHIIVILGGDDKGANLTPLFEFIKDKDIEIISIGANEERLCAFAKKYNIAITPCQDIYKAMDCIHKKRDTNAKDVVLLSPAAASLDQFSSYKQRGEIFTQLALHS, from the coding sequence ATGCGTATAAGTATCTTTGGATATGGCGTTACAACAACGCCGCTTGTAAGTTTTCTTAATCAACAGGGACACAACCTCTATATCTATGATGACAAATTCACTCAAAGTCATAATGATGATTTTGGCAATACTTTGCTGCCACCAAAGGATTTTATCCCAGAGCAAAGCGATAGGGAGATTCTTAGTCCGGGTATTCCCCCATCGCATTCATTAGTGCGCAAAGCCCAACACCTTATCAGTGAATATGACTATTTTTATGAGCTTTTGCACAATGATATGAATACTCATAAAAAAGATATGCCCTTTATAATATGGATTAGCGGCACAAATGGCAAAACCACCACCACAGAAATGACAACGCTTTTGCTTGAGCCATTTAATGCCCAAAGTGGAGGTAATATTGGCACACCTCTCGCCACGCTTTATACAAACAATCCAAAAGTATGGGTGCTTGAAACAAGCTCTTTTACCTTGCATTATACGCACAATGCCTCTCCTAGAATCTATGCTTTATTGCCGGTGAAAGAAGATCATATCAGTTGGCACGGGAGCTTTGAAAACTATATTGAGGACAAGCTTAGTCCATTAAAGCGTATGGATTCCCACACTTATGCAATTATTCCGAGCGAATTTGCACACCACAGCCTTGCAAAAGATTTTAAGGGCACACTCATTCTCTATGAATCCTCGCAGGATTTAGCCCAAAAATGTAGCATTTCCCATCAAGATATTATTTTCAAAGAGCCATTTTTACTTGATGCAATTATAGCCCTTAGCATTGCTAAATTCGCCTTTAAAGCCGATGATATGAGACTCCTCAATACTTTTCATATAGGAGCACATAGAATCGCTGAATTTTATGATAGATTCAATCGTTTATGGGTTGATGATAGCAAAGGCACAAATGTTGATGCGACAATTCAAGCTATCGCTCGCTACACACATACGCATATTATTGTCATACTTGGTGGAGATGACAAAGGGGCGAATCTCACGCCCCTTTTTGAGTTTATAAAAGATAAGGATATTGAAATTATAAGCATTGGAGCAAATGAAGAGCGTTTGTGTGCCTTTGCCAAAAAATACAATATCGCCATTACGCCCTGCCAAGATATATACAAGGCTATGGATTGCATACATAAAAAGCGCGATACAAACGCCAAAGATGTTGTGCTTCTCTCTCCTGCTGCGGCAAGCTTAGATCAATTTAGCTCTTATAAACAAAGAGGAGAGATTTTCACGCAACTTGCTTTGCACTCTTAG
- the mraY gene encoding phospho-N-acetylmuramoyl-pentapeptide-transferase yields MLYWFYQHYGVNIFSYITFRAGVAFFVAFGLNVFFMPYFIKWAKAKKANQPISTYVAAHEGKKNTPTMGGIVFISSMIFASLLCGNLLNPYVLLGLFCILCFALIGARDDYMKISAKNNAGMSAKMKFFLLFVISVIITYALIYIGHDTQFYIPFMKYPLFDMSFFKIMNVPVLALGFWVLVFLATSNAVNITDGLDGLATMPSICALFSLSAFVYVAGHAGFASYLLYPKVADSGELVILSVALIGALFGFLWYNCHPAQVFMGDSGSLALGAFIAFMAIVSNNEILLLLIGIIFVIEALSVILQVGSYKYRKKRIFAMAPIHHHFEVKGWAENKIIVRFWIIAILANIIALLSLKIR; encoded by the coding sequence ATGCTGTATTGGTTTTATCAACACTATGGAGTTAATATTTTTTCCTATATAACCTTTCGTGCAGGGGTAGCATTTTTTGTTGCTTTTGGTTTAAATGTATTTTTTATGCCTTATTTTATCAAATGGGCAAAAGCTAAAAAAGCTAATCAACCTATATCTACCTATGTTGCGGCACACGAAGGCAAAAAAAATACTCCCACTATGGGAGGCATTGTTTTTATATCAAGTATGATTTTTGCCTCTTTGCTCTGCGGGAATCTCCTCAATCCCTATGTATTGCTTGGTTTATTTTGCATCCTTTGTTTTGCCCTTATTGGCGCAAGAGATGATTATATGAAAATTTCTGCTAAAAATAATGCCGGTATGAGTGCAAAAATGAAATTTTTTCTGCTTTTTGTTATCTCTGTCATCATTACTTACGCTCTTATTTATATCGGACACGATACGCAGTTTTACATTCCTTTTATGAAATATCCACTCTTTGATATGAGCTTTTTTAAGATAATGAATGTTCCTGTGTTGGCACTTGGATTTTGGGTGCTTGTATTTCTTGCTACAAGCAATGCAGTAAATATTACCGATGGGCTTGATGGGCTTGCTACAATGCCTAGCATTTGCGCACTTTTTTCTCTCTCTGCCTTTGTATATGTTGCAGGACACGCTGGATTTGCTAGCTATCTACTCTACCCTAAAGTCGCGGATAGTGGGGAACTAGTGATTCTCTCTGTGGCGCTCATTGGAGCACTCTTTGGGTTTTTATGGTATAACTGCCACCCCGCACAAGTCTTTATGGGTGATAGTGGCTCTCTTGCACTTGGAGCATTTATTGCCTTTATGGCTATTGTCTCAAACAATGAGATTCTTTTATTGCTCATTGGCATTATCTTTGTGATTGAAGCCCTCTCTGTGATTTTGCAAGTAGGTAGCTATAAATACCGCAAAAAGCGTATCTTTGCTATGGCGCCTATTCATCATCACTTTGAAGTAAAAGGCTGGGCAGAAAATAAAATCATTGTCCGCTTTTGGATTATTGCCATTTTGGCAAATATCATCGCCCTCTTAAGCCTTAAGATTCGCTAA
- the gpmI gene encoding 2,3-bisphosphoglycerate-independent phosphoglycerate mutase, whose protein sequence is MKTILVITDGIGYSDKTDYNAFYHAKKPTYDYLLKNVPYGMIDTFGLSVGLPQGQMGNSEVGHMCIGSGRVLYQDLVRISRAIESNELKDNPVLIAATQKSAVVHLCGLLSDGGVHSHITHLKTLIEILCAQGKRVYLHLITDGRDVLPQSALNYLADIESLCKDNVSIASISGRFYAMDRDKRWERVQKAYESIALGANPTNLSPKEYIQSQYNQGIFDEFLIPASFGGFKGMNDNESFVFVNFRSDRAREIVDCLGNPQFKGFERKKYIKLHIATMTEYDATFPYPILFPKQNVQNTLAEVISSHHLRQFHTAETEKYAHITFFLNGGKEEAFIGEERVLIPSPNVKTYDLQPQMSAPAVGDAVIKAIEDGYDFIVVNFANGDMVGHTGNFEAAIKAVEAVDKELGRIVESAQKHHYALFITSDHGNCEEMKDEKGNTLTNHTIGQVWCFGMIEGVSKIANGGLNNIAPSVLKAMNLPIPSEMDKPLF, encoded by the coding sequence ATGAAAACAATTCTTGTGATTACTGATGGCATAGGATACAGCGATAAGACGGATTATAATGCCTTTTATCACGCCAAAAAGCCTACTTATGATTATTTATTGAAAAATGTCCCTTATGGTATGATTGATACTTTTGGCTTAAGTGTGGGATTGCCTCAAGGGCAAATGGGCAATTCTGAAGTGGGACATATGTGTATTGGCTCTGGGCGGGTGTTGTATCAAGATTTGGTGAGAATCTCACGCGCTATTGAAAGTAATGAACTCAAAGATAATCCTGTTTTGATTGCAGCCACACAAAAAAGTGCAGTTGTGCATTTGTGTGGATTGCTAAGTGATGGCGGGGTGCATTCGCATATTACGCATTTAAAGACACTCATAGAGATTCTATGTGCTCAAGGCAAGAGAGTGTATTTGCATTTAATCACTGATGGGCGCGATGTTTTGCCTCAAAGTGCGCTCAATTATCTTGCCGATATAGAATCGCTCTGTAAGGATAATGTGAGCATAGCAAGTATATCTGGGCGTTTTTACGCGATGGATAGAGATAAAAGGTGGGAGAGAGTGCAAAAGGCGTATGAAAGCATAGCACTTGGGGCAAACCCCACAAATCTTTCGCCTAAAGAGTATATTCAATCTCAATATAATCAGGGAATCTTTGATGAATTTCTGATTCCTGCGAGTTTTGGAGGATTTAAAGGAATGAATGATAATGAAAGTTTTGTGTTTGTGAATTTTCGTTCTGATAGGGCGCGTGAAATTGTTGATTGTTTAGGGAATCCGCAATTCAAAGGGTTTGAGCGAAAAAAATATATCAAACTTCATATTGCTACAATGACAGAATATGATGCGACTTTTCCCTATCCTATTTTGTTTCCTAAGCAAAATGTGCAAAATACCCTCGCTGAAGTTATTTCCTCGCATCATTTGAGGCAGTTTCACACCGCTGAAACTGAAAAATATGCTCATATTACATTTTTTCTCAATGGCGGAAAAGAGGAGGCTTTTATTGGAGAGGAGCGAGTGCTTATCCCCTCTCCTAATGTGAAAACCTATGATTTGCAACCCCAAATGAGTGCTCCAGCTGTGGGTGATGCAGTGATAAAAGCCATAGAAGATGGATATGATTTTATAGTGGTGAATTTTGCAAATGGTGATATGGTAGGGCATACAGGGAATTTTGAAGCAGCGATTAAAGCGGTAGAGGCGGTTGATAAAGAACTGGGCAGAATTGTAGAATCTGCTCAAAAACATCATTATGCACTTTTTATTACAAGCGATCACGGAAATTGTGAGGAAATGAAAGATGAAAAGGGCAATACGCTCACAAATCATACTATCGGGCAAGTGTGGTGCTTTGGTATGATTGAGGGTGTGAGCAAAATCGCCAATGGAGGATTAAATAATATCGCTCCGAGTGTGCTTAAAGCAATGAATTTGCCAATTCCCTCTGAAATGGATAAGCCATTATTTTAG